One Edaphobacter bradus DNA window includes the following coding sequences:
- a CDS encoding 3-hydroxybutyryl-CoA dehydrogenase, with translation MSSIQTIAVLGAGTMGNGIAHVCARSGFNVLLSDRHDACHDRGLAIIEKNLAREVAKGKLTQQQAEEARARITPTLDREAFSVCDLAIEAATERFEIKSELFKELDRVLRPEAILASNTSSISITKLAAQTSRPAQVIGMHFFNPVPVMQLVEVVRGLQTSQATFDTVHALSKQLGKTPVEVNDAAGFVSNRVLMPLINEAIFATMEGVATPEAIDQVFQLGMAHPMGPLTLADFIGLDVCLDIMRILVEGTGDPKYRPCPLLIRMVDAGWLGRKSGRGFYTYT, from the coding sequence ATGTCCAGCATTCAGACCATCGCAGTCCTCGGAGCCGGAACCATGGGAAACGGCATCGCCCATGTCTGCGCCCGCTCTGGCTTCAACGTCCTCCTCAGCGACAGGCACGACGCGTGTCATGATCGTGGCCTCGCGATTATCGAGAAGAACCTCGCCCGCGAGGTCGCCAAAGGAAAATTGACGCAACAGCAGGCCGAGGAGGCCCGCGCCCGAATTACCCCCACGCTCGACCGCGAAGCTTTCAGCGTCTGCGACCTCGCCATCGAGGCCGCCACCGAGCGCTTCGAAATCAAGTCCGAGCTCTTCAAGGAGCTCGACCGCGTCCTGCGCCCCGAGGCCATCCTCGCCTCGAACACCAGCTCCATCTCCATCACGAAGCTCGCCGCTCAGACCAGCCGCCCCGCGCAGGTCATCGGGATGCACTTCTTCAATCCGGTCCCGGTCATGCAGCTCGTTGAGGTCGTCCGCGGCCTGCAAACCTCGCAGGCAACCTTCGATACTGTGCATGCACTCTCAAAGCAGCTCGGCAAAACGCCGGTCGAGGTGAACGATGCCGCAGGCTTCGTCTCCAACCGGGTGCTGATGCCGCTTATCAACGAAGCTATTTTTGCCACGATGGAAGGCGTCGCCACGCCCGAAGCCATCGACCAGGTCTTCCAGCTCGGCATGGCCCACCCCATGGGGCCGCTCACGCTGGCCGACTTCATCGGCCTCGACGTCTGCCTCGACATCATGCGCATCCTCGTCGAGGGCACCGGCGACCCGAAGTACCGCCCATGTCCGCTGCTCATCCGCATGGTCGACGCCGGCTGGCTCGGCCGCAAATCCGGACGCGGCTTTTACACCTACACCTGA
- a CDS encoding ArsR/SmtB family transcription factor, which translates to MNAYLQAGLEALGDGTRMAIFQRLAEGPLAVNELAATLPVSRPAVSQHLRVLKEAGLVTDRKNGTRRLYQVDPEGVARLRAHFDQVWERAMSGFQRAVEASEKGERR; encoded by the coding sequence GTGAATGCTTACCTACAAGCCGGATTGGAGGCATTGGGAGATGGTACTCGGATGGCCATCTTTCAGAGGCTTGCCGAGGGGCCGCTGGCGGTTAACGAGTTGGCGGCGACGCTGCCGGTGAGCCGGCCGGCGGTCTCGCAGCACTTGCGCGTGCTGAAGGAGGCCGGACTCGTGACGGACCGGAAGAACGGGACCCGAAGGCTGTATCAGGTTGATCCGGAGGGAGTGGCCCGGTTGCGGGCGCACTTCGACCAGGTGTGGGAGCGGGCTATGAGTGGGTTTCAGCGAGCTGTAGAAGCGTCAGAAAAAGGAGAGAGGCGATGA
- a CDS encoding SRPBCC family protein produces the protein MSETVVSTVVRKSVRVPISVGCAFSVFVEQMETWWPPEHHIGEAAFEAIFVEPKVGGRWYERDGNGKECDWGKVMAWDPPRLVTFSWHLGPSWKFDPDMAKASEVAIRFTPETEGTLVELEHSHLERHGEGWEQLKKMLESADAWEQTLREFAKRAELESEL, from the coding sequence ATGAGCGAGACGGTAGTAAGTACGGTCGTGCGGAAGAGTGTTCGCGTGCCTATTTCTGTGGGGTGCGCGTTTTCAGTATTTGTGGAACAGATGGAGACCTGGTGGCCGCCGGAACACCACATTGGGGAGGCAGCGTTTGAGGCGATCTTTGTCGAGCCGAAGGTTGGCGGGCGGTGGTATGAGCGCGACGGCAATGGTAAGGAGTGCGACTGGGGTAAGGTCATGGCGTGGGATCCTCCGCGGCTGGTGACGTTCTCGTGGCATCTGGGGCCGAGCTGGAAGTTCGATCCGGACATGGCGAAGGCGAGCGAGGTGGCGATCCGGTTTACGCCTGAGACAGAGGGAACGCTGGTGGAGCTGGAGCACTCGCACCTGGAGCGGCATGGCGAGGGCTGGGAGCAGCTCAAGAAGATGCTTGAATCCGCGGATGCGTGGGAGCAGACACTCAGGGAGTTCGCGAAGAGAGCCGAGTTGGAGAGCGAGCTATGA
- a CDS encoding FAD-dependent thymidylate synthase gives MSATETKTEKPALPTASETDVYAIHGADPEVLAYAMAKYSRSALSMKESLAEISAQRAEQFLNTFYFQYGHRSIADLAHIPFAIERLSLLAAIELVDEQRWDGQERSTRYQNFRASGWYTPELGPQTAAFTGSVEAMFAAYDRISAGMLEALKGAIPRPEAMKPEAYERTLKARAFDVARYLLPLATNTSLGQIVNARTLETQVSRLLTSPHAEVRQIGEKLRAAATEPAWNVYHAASQALCEEIGSVDEACGARVAETLLRPVKTAPTLVKYANASEYLAATRRELTQAAAELMHGQPIFAAPVVDLLDDAEPLEVELATSLLYPHCHYSYRQIRGHVAALTEQRRLEIIDLGTRHRGRHDELLRSFSAGQGFRFDILMDIGGFRDMHRHRRCVQLLQPYTDAHGYEDPVCAGQPTLAEAAHEVEYSAAMDAAFAVYRELRDAGHPEAAAYTLPLGTRCRSMFKMDFAEALYIAELRSGVAGHFSYRRVAWEMYKAVAERHPGLAGHFRIEDVNEPVDLLKR, from the coding sequence ATGTCCGCGACCGAGACGAAGACCGAAAAACCAGCGCTCCCGACAGCCAGCGAAACCGATGTGTACGCAATTCACGGAGCCGACCCCGAGGTGCTCGCGTATGCGATGGCGAAGTATTCGCGGTCGGCGCTGAGCATGAAGGAGTCGCTCGCTGAGATCAGCGCGCAGCGTGCGGAGCAGTTTCTGAACACGTTTTATTTCCAGTATGGGCACCGTTCGATCGCCGATTTGGCGCATATTCCCTTTGCGATTGAGCGGCTTAGCCTGCTGGCGGCGATCGAGCTGGTCGATGAGCAGCGCTGGGATGGGCAGGAGCGCTCGACGCGGTACCAGAACTTTCGGGCGTCGGGCTGGTACACGCCGGAACTGGGCCCGCAGACTGCTGCGTTTACCGGCTCGGTTGAGGCGATGTTTGCTGCTTACGATCGCATCAGCGCCGGGATGCTCGAGGCGCTGAAAGGCGCGATTCCGCGGCCCGAGGCGATGAAGCCTGAAGCCTACGAGCGCACCCTGAAGGCTCGAGCGTTTGATGTCGCGCGGTATCTTCTGCCGCTGGCGACGAATACCTCGCTGGGCCAGATCGTGAATGCACGGACGCTGGAGACGCAGGTCTCGCGGCTGCTGACGAGCCCACATGCCGAAGTGCGGCAGATCGGCGAGAAGCTGCGCGCGGCGGCGACGGAGCCGGCGTGGAACGTGTATCACGCGGCCTCGCAGGCGCTCTGCGAGGAGATCGGGTCGGTGGACGAGGCTTGTGGAGCGCGCGTTGCCGAGACACTGCTGCGTCCGGTGAAGACGGCTCCGACGCTGGTGAAGTATGCGAATGCAAGCGAGTACCTTGCTGCGACGCGCCGCGAGCTTACGCAGGCTGCTGCGGAGCTGATGCATGGGCAGCCGATCTTCGCGGCTCCGGTCGTCGATCTGCTCGATGATGCCGAGCCGCTGGAAGTGGAGCTTGCGACCTCGCTGCTGTATCCGCATTGCCATTACTCCTATCGCCAGATTCGCGGCCACGTCGCCGCGCTGACCGAGCAGCGGCGACTGGAGATCATCGACCTTGGCACGCGGCATCGCGGAAGGCACGATGAGCTGCTGCGGTCGTTCAGCGCGGGGCAGGGTTTCCGGTTCGATATTTTGATGGATATTGGCGGGTTTCGCGATATGCACCGGCATCGGCGGTGCGTTCAGTTGCTGCAGCCTTACACTGACGCGCATGGCTACGAGGACCCGGTTTGCGCGGGGCAGCCGACGCTGGCTGAGGCCGCACATGAGGTTGAGTACAGCGCGGCGATGGACGCGGCGTTTGCGGTGTATCGCGAGCTGCGCGATGCAGGCCATCCCGAAGCGGCGGCTTATACGCTTCCGCTGGGGACTCGGTGCCGGTCGATGTTCAAGATGGACTTTGCGGAGGCGCTGTATATTGCGGAGCTAAGGTCGGGTGTGGCGGGGCACTTCAGCTATCGGCGCGTGGCTTGGGAGATGTATAAGGCGGTGGCGGAGCGGCATCCTGGGCTGGCAGGGCATTTCAGGATTGAGGATGTGAATGAGCCGGTGGATTTGCTGAAGAGATAA
- the fabG gene encoding 3-oxoacyl-[acyl-carrier-protein] reductase yields MSTLAGRIALVTGASQGIGRACALELARRGAHVALAARNVDKLNEVAAQIAAAGGTAHPFALDVSSEESIKSGAKAVIAHFGKAEILVNNAGITRDILALRMKKADWDDVLTTNLTGAFLLTQAVMSSMVKNRWGRIINITSVVGETGQAGQANYAASKAGLIGLTKSLARELASRTITVNAVAPGYIETAMTVVLTDEQKNAMTQHIPLGRAGTDQDIANAVAFLASEEASYITGHTLDVNGGMYMG; encoded by the coding sequence ATGAGCACTCTCGCAGGTCGTATCGCATTGGTTACAGGAGCTTCGCAGGGCATCGGGCGTGCCTGCGCACTCGAACTCGCCCGCCGCGGAGCCCACGTCGCTCTCGCCGCAAGGAACGTTGACAAGCTGAACGAGGTCGCCGCCCAGATCGCCGCCGCAGGCGGAACCGCCCACCCCTTCGCCCTCGACGTCTCCAGCGAAGAGTCCATCAAATCCGGAGCCAAGGCCGTCATTGCCCACTTCGGCAAGGCTGAGATCCTCGTCAACAACGCCGGCATCACCCGCGACATCCTCGCGCTCCGCATGAAGAAGGCCGACTGGGACGATGTCCTCACCACCAACCTCACCGGAGCCTTCCTCCTCACCCAGGCCGTCATGTCCTCGATGGTCAAGAACCGCTGGGGACGCATCATCAACATCACCTCCGTCGTCGGCGAGACCGGCCAGGCCGGCCAGGCCAACTACGCCGCCTCGAAGGCCGGACTCATCGGCCTCACCAAGTCCCTCGCCCGCGAACTAGCCAGCCGGACGATAACTGTGAATGCGGTCGCCCCCGGATACATCGAAACCGCCATGACCGTCGTCCTCACCGACGAGCAGAAGAACGCGATGACCCAGCACATCCCGCTAGGCCGCGCCGGAACCGACCAGGACATCGCCAACGCCGTCGCATTTCTCGCCTCCGAGGAGGCCAGCTACATCACCGGCCACACGCTCGACGTGAACGGCGGCATGTACATGGGTTAA
- the recA gene encoding recombinase RecA, whose protein sequence is MAAVDERTKAIETALSQLEKQFGKGSIMRLGSKEAIVPISVISTGSISFDAALGVGGVPRGRVIEIFGPESSGKTTITLQIIAEAQKAGGLAAFVDAEHALDPVYAKKLGVDTDNLLVSQPDYGEQALEITEALVRSGAIDVLVVDSVAALVPKAELDGEMGDSHVGLQARLMSQALRKLTGTVAKSRTCLIFINQIREKIGVMFGNPETTTGGRALKFYSSVRIDIRRIGAVKEGETVTGSRTKVKVVKNKVAAPFRDAEFDILYGEGISREGDVLDLAVLHNIVDKSGAWYSYSGERIGQGRENVRGFLKENKDVFARIDAELRKKLNIAGGKDVPEVPAAPVNGAAAAQEVVKSRR, encoded by the coding sequence GTGGCAGCAGTTGATGAACGCACCAAGGCTATAGAGACGGCCCTTTCACAGTTGGAGAAACAGTTTGGCAAGGGCTCGATCATGCGCCTTGGCTCGAAGGAGGCGATTGTTCCGATCTCGGTGATCTCGACGGGGTCGATCTCGTTCGATGCGGCGCTGGGCGTGGGTGGCGTGCCGCGTGGCCGTGTGATTGAGATCTTCGGGCCGGAGTCTTCGGGTAAGACGACGATCACGCTGCAGATCATTGCCGAGGCCCAGAAGGCTGGCGGGCTGGCAGCGTTTGTGGACGCCGAGCATGCGCTCGATCCGGTGTATGCGAAGAAGCTGGGCGTGGACACGGACAACCTGCTGGTGAGCCAGCCGGACTACGGCGAGCAGGCGCTGGAGATTACGGAGGCGCTGGTTCGGTCGGGGGCGATCGACGTGCTGGTGGTGGACTCGGTTGCGGCGCTGGTTCCGAAGGCTGAACTGGATGGCGAGATGGGCGATTCGCACGTCGGCCTGCAGGCGAGGCTGATGAGCCAGGCGCTGCGCAAGCTGACGGGAACGGTTGCGAAGTCGCGGACGTGTTTGATCTTCATCAACCAGATCCGCGAGAAGATCGGCGTGATGTTTGGCAACCCGGAGACGACGACCGGTGGCCGGGCGCTGAAGTTTTACTCCTCGGTGCGCATCGATATTCGCAGGATCGGCGCGGTGAAGGAGGGCGAGACCGTCACCGGGTCGCGGACCAAAGTGAAGGTGGTGAAGAACAAGGTTGCGGCCCCGTTCCGCGATGCCGAATTCGACATTCTGTACGGCGAGGGCATCTCGCGTGAGGGCGATGTGCTGGATCTTGCGGTTCTCCACAACATCGTGGATAAGAGCGGCGCGTGGTACAGCTACTCGGGCGAGCGCATCGGACAGGGACGCGAGAACGTTCGCGGCTTCCTGAAGGAGAACAAGGACGTCTTTGCGCGCATCGACGCCGAGCTTCGCAAGAAGCTGAACATCGCAGGCGGGAAGGATGTTCCGGAAGTTCCGGCGGCGCCGGTGAACGGTGCTGCAGCGGCGCAGGAAGTTGTGAAGAGCCGCCGGTAG